In Paenibacillus durus, the DNA window GGCGGAACATCCGCCGCTGGGAGAATATGTGATCGTTGTCGAGGGAGAGAGTAAAGAAGAGGCGCAGGAAGCCGATTCCGCTTGGTGGCGAGCGCTCAGCATCGAGGAGCATGTGGCCCACTACGAGGCCGCCGGCTCCACCCGTAAGGATGCCATGAAAAAAGCCGCATCCGATCGTGGCATCGCCAAGCGCGATATTTATAACGCGCTGCTGGAGGAATAGTCGCACCAAGCACGGTGGAAAGCGTATCCCAAAGGGAGAGCGAGGACGCACACCGGAGCAGCAGTCTGCGCCAGTCGCATTAAGCGCCGAAGAGAAGCGAATCCCGAAGGGAGAGCCGGGGGAGAACGCTGAAGCAGCAGTCCGCGCCAAGTCGTACCAAGCACGGAGGAAAGCGAATCCCGAAGGGAGAGTCGGGGGAGAACGCTGAAGCAGCAGTCTGCGCCAAGTCGCACCAAGCACGGAGGAAGCAAATCCCAAAGGGAGAGCGTGGGAGAACACCGAAGCAGCAGTCCGCGCCAAGTCGCACCAAGCACGGAGGAAGCGAATCCCAAAGGGAGAGCGCGGGAGAACACCAAAGTAGCACCACGAGCCAGTCGCACCAAGCGCCGAAGTAAAGCGATTCCCGAAGGGAGAGCGACTGTCTCCGCCTTTCTTAAATTCGGAGCGCCGTCAGCACGCATGAAAGGCCCCGAGGCCGGTTCCGCCAGGAACCCTGCCGAGAAAGGGCCGCTCCACCCTCCCAAGCCGCTAGATCCCGCCAACGTTCCGCATCTATCCAACAATTGCGGGTGTCCAGAGGGCGCGGCCCTTGGGGTCCTCCCCTTTGGGGAGGATTTAGGAGGGGTCCCCCACATAAAAAAAGTTGCCCCCCGCATTCACGGGAGGCCAAGGAGATATAAAAAAGGTTAGAATTAACAATTTGATTAGTCCTATTATAACTTATTTATTTTAATTTGTCACAGGGGCAGGGATGGTTGAAATACATTCATTGCAAACAATTTTTCCTTTGAAGTAAGTAACGTTCTCAGCGTTGCCGCAGAAAATGCAGGCAGGCTCGTATTTTTTCAACATGATCCGTTCACCGTCGACATAAATCTCGAGAGCATCTTTCTCTCCAATACCCAGCGTGCGGCGCAGCTCGATCGGAATGACAACCCGTCCCAGTTCGTCTACTTTTCTTACAATGCCCGTTGATTTCATCATAACAATCGTTGCTCCTCTCAAATAATCAAAAAATGTCACGTTTCGACAATCTTCTCTGTTTTATGATACATATAATACCAACCATTCCCAAAACAGTCAACCTCTTTTTAGCGGGTGAATTATTTTTAAGCTGCAATTGGCTCTCAGGAAGGGTTGATCTTCAAACGGTTGGATAACTATTCATAATATATAATAAAAATGTCGAAATGGAAACCAAAAAATCTACTTTTTTCGACAAAATATGACGACATATCTTTTCCTCATATAAAAATATCAGAAAATTCGTTGTTAAGGACAAAGGAGTTGATTACATGCAGCAGCCGCTCACTGAAGAAAAAGTATTTAAAGACCCGGTTCACAATTATATTCACGTACAGGATTCGGTCATTTGGCGCTTGATTAATACACAGGAATTTCAGCGTCTGCGCCGCATCCGGCAGCTTGGGACGACCTACCTGACTTTCCATGGAGCCGAGCACAGCCGGTTCTCCCATTCGCTAGGGGTATATGAAATTACGCGGCGCATTATCTCCCAATTTGAACGCAGCGGTTATAAAGATTGGTTCCCTGAGGAAAGACTGGTTGCGCTGTGCGCGGCGCTTTTGCATGATCTGGGACACGGTCCGTTCTCCCATTCTATAGAAGAAGCTTTTCAAATGAATCATGAAGACTGGACCTGTCGCATTATATTGGAGAATACTGGAATTACTGAGATTTTGAAGGAAGTAGAGGAAGATTTTCCGCAAAAAGTGGCTTCGGTCATCCGCAAAAAGTATGAGCATGATATTGTTGTCAATTTGGTGTCGAGTCCGCTGGATGCCGACCGGATGGATTATCTGCTGCGCGACGCTTATTACACCGGGGTTAACTACGGCACGATCGACATCGACCGTATTTTGCGGGTGCTTCGTCCTTATCACGGGCGGGTAGTTGTGAAGGAATCGGGGATGCATGCGATTGAGGATTATTTAATGTCCCGGTACCAAATGTACTGGCAGGTCTATTTCCATCCGGTAACGCGCAGCTCGGAAATTATTTTGCGCCAAGTATTCCGGCGGGCCAAGCAGCTGTTTAAGGAGGGCTACTCCTTCCGGTTTATGGTTGAACCGCTGACTGATTTATTTCGCGGCGAGGTGAGTGTGCAGCAGTATTTGCAGCTGGATGAAGCACTCGTACAGGCAACGTTTATGCAGTGGACCTCGGAACAGGATGAACTGCTCAGCGACTTGTGCAGCCGCTTCATTCATCGTAAACTGTATAAATATGTAGAAATGGAAAGTCTCGATATGGAGACAATTGATGACATTCGCCGCAGTTTCGCCTCGGCTGGACTGAACCCGGAATACGACCTGGAAGTTGATTTTCCGACAGATTTGCCCTACGATGTATTTCGGCCGGAAGAGGGCTTTCACGGCAAGCAGATTCTCCTGCTCGATCGTCAGGAACGGCTGCGTGAAATCTCCGAGGTGTCGGACATCGTCCGCTCTATAAGCGGGATTCACCGCGGCCGTTACCATCTCTATTATCCGCAGGATAAGCTGGAAAAAGCGCTGCCAATGCTTCCTGAATCCATTAAGGAATTATTTGATTTACGCTAAGAAATGTAAGCCAAAAACCGCAAAAAGGGGGAAGCGGATATGCAGCTTTTCGACACTCATACCCATTTGGATGCATCACATTTCGACGGCGACCGTGAAGAGACGATTGCCCGCGCCCTAGAGGCGGGAGTCTCCAAAATGGTCAATGTCGGTTTTAACCGGGAAACGATTCCGTCCACAATGAAGCTCGCCGAATCCTATGATTTTATTTATGCGGCGGTAGGCTGGCATCCGACAGATGCCATTGACATGAAGGACGGAGATCTCGATTGGATTGCTTCGCTGTGCAGCCATGACAAAGTTGTCGCCATTGGAGAAATAGGGCTCGACTATTACTGGGATACTTCGCCCAAGGAGGTCCAGCATACAGTGTTCCGGCGTCAGATCGGCCTTGCAAGAGAGCTGAATATGCCGATTGTCATTCATAACCGGGATGCTCATGAGGATGTGGTCTGCATTCTCCGTGAAGAAAAGGCATCGGAAATCGGCGGGGTCATGCACTCCTTCTCGGGCAGCTGGGAGACAGCC includes these proteins:
- a CDS encoding AbrB/MazE/SpoVT family DNA-binding domain-containing protein, with the protein product MMKSTGIVRKVDELGRVVIPIELRRTLGIGEKDALEIYVDGERIMLKKYEPACIFCGNAENVTYFKGKIVCNECISTIPAPVTN
- a CDS encoding HD domain-containing protein, with product MQQPLTEEKVFKDPVHNYIHVQDSVIWRLINTQEFQRLRRIRQLGTTYLTFHGAEHSRFSHSLGVYEITRRIISQFERSGYKDWFPEERLVALCAALLHDLGHGPFSHSIEEAFQMNHEDWTCRIILENTGITEILKEVEEDFPQKVASVIRKKYEHDIVVNLVSSPLDADRMDYLLRDAYYTGVNYGTIDIDRILRVLRPYHGRVVVKESGMHAIEDYLMSRYQMYWQVYFHPVTRSSEIILRQVFRRAKQLFKEGYSFRFMVEPLTDLFRGEVSVQQYLQLDEALVQATFMQWTSEQDELLSDLCSRFIHRKLYKYVEMESLDMETIDDIRRSFASAGLNPEYDLEVDFPTDLPYDVFRPEEGFHGKQILLLDRQERLREISEVSDIVRSISGIHRGRYHLYYPQDKLEKALPMLPESIKELFDLR
- a CDS encoding TatD family hydrolase codes for the protein MQLFDTHTHLDASHFDGDREETIARALEAGVSKMVNVGFNRETIPSTMKLAESYDFIYAAVGWHPTDAIDMKDGDLDWIASLCSHDKVVAIGEIGLDYYWDTSPKEVQHTVFRRQIGLARELNMPIVIHNRDAHEDVVCILREEKASEIGGVMHSFSGSWETAKMCLDLGFHLSFGGPITFKNARVPKEVLAQVPLDRLLIETDSPYLTPHPYRGKRNESAHVRLVAEAAAEIKGMEVEKLAEITYANALELFGIR